The following are encoded together in the Puntigrus tetrazona isolate hp1 unplaced genomic scaffold, ASM1883169v1 S000000513, whole genome shotgun sequence genome:
- the LOC122334317 gene encoding R3H domain-containing protein 2 isoform X2: MSVVFAPDGMKEGDGSLSTEAPAGIRGKNSPSAPAKDSNTDSTEPDDNLSQDAQRRCQNHGHTRKRAKSNAKLKLVRSLAVCEESSGPFSTDGPPETQDIIQLHISCPSDKEEEKSSKDEYENEEREKKDKTPRKMLSRDSSQEYTDSTGIDVHEFLVNTLKNNPRDRMMLLKLEQDILDFINDENNQYKKFPQMTSYHRMLLHRVAAYFGMDHNVDQTGKAVIINKTSNTRIPEQRFSEHIKDERNMDFQKKFILKRDDASMDKDDNQIRVPLQDGRRSKSIEEREEEYQRVRDRIFARESSQNGYINDNRLSTDGYSSSSQKRRQIFRGNRESSSRASSSRQSSTDSDMKSLEPRPWSSTDSDSSNRTLRPPVTKASSFSGISILTRGDSLGSKGSQGSARGSRTGLPTIAPDVCPSAPPPQQSRGLLPCPPNCPSGAPQTQSQPAPPPLLPTPTHAHTHTHTQHAISAHNHMLPQPVASLQPSAQAVSYSNPSCPQVILPVSPSQQYNMGDELTPGFGQMSLSRQSSSEAPETSGLYQPPPAVLSQHPPPQPSYIMPPPPSGYQPAAPHPHPPPPPPPPTQPILQTAPPTQGYMQPPPQQIQVQYYSTGGQYPSSGQQFRSISHQVSYPTQRSQPLPPPAQPSAPLQPMMTNQQPAYQGMMGVQQPQSASMMNTQRTAMNGQMPGMMVQYPPMPSYQVPVANESQSVVQQQYQQPVMVPASQSVQGALPPAAPMPVYYSVLTPTQQNSTSPSVGYLQPPSSDQYQMTQSASPCSPQPMQQQYSGVPPPGPGVMVMQLSVPNGPQPTQNPPLVQWNPCKYYSMEQRPSKPEPQVSTQLSSPLASPTQSPAPSPSGSVNTVCPGLGPLPLISQFPRPGGPAQDGRYSLLGQPLQYSLCPPPIMHNHNQSSYSSHQSQGVMKHGARGKRQTLKSASTDLGTTDVVVSRVLEVTDLPEGISRPEAEKLFNQLSLCGAKIQWLKDPQCPRGPGGGRGDASDPANLYTVVAVFPNTMAAQSASFKLNNSGGSLFKLRATKKNYDLRVLERASSQ, encoded by the exons ATGTCTGTGGTCTTTGCGCCCGACGGGATGAAGGAGGGCGACGGCTCTCTGTCCACCGAGGCTCCCGCAGGCATCAGAGGTAAAAACAGCCCGTCGGCGCCCGCTAAAGACTCCAACACCGACAGCACGGAACCAGACGACAACCTCTCCCAGGATGCACAA AGACGCTGTCAGAATCATGGCCACACTAGGAAACGAGCCAAG TCGAATGCAAAGCTCAAGCTGGTGAGGAGTCTTGCAGTTTGTGAGGAGTCTTCAGGACCGTTTTCCACCGACGGTCCTCCGGAAACACAG GACATCATTCAGCTTCACATCAGCTGTCCATCTGacaaagaggaagagaaatCCTCGAAAGACGAGTACGAGAATGAAGAAAGGGAAAAGAAGGATAAAACTCCACGCAAGATGCTTTCGCGCG ACTCCAGTCAGGAATACACCGATTCCACAGGGATCGACGTGCACGAGTTCCTGGTGAACACACTAAAAAACAACCCCAG agACAGAATGATGCTGCTCAAGCTGGAACAGGACATCCTGGATTTCATTAATGATGAGAA TAATCAGTACAAGAAGTTTCCTCAGATGACCTCATATCATCGCATGCTGCTGCATCGGGTCGCCGCCTACTTCGGCATGGATCACAACGTGGACCAAACGGGCAAAGCGGTCATCATCAACAAGACCAGCAACACACGCAT CCCCGAGCAGAGGTTCTCCGAGCACATCAAAGACGAGCGCAACATGGACTTCCAGAAGAAGTTCATCCTGAAGCGAGACGATGCCAGCATGGATAAAGACGATAATCAG ATCCGGGTTCCGCTGCAGGACGGCCGCCGCAGTAAGTCCATCGAGGAGCGAGAGGAGGAGTACCAGCGCGTCAGAGACCGCATCTTTGCACGAGAA TCCTCACAGAATGGATACATCAATGATAACAG ACTGTCCACTGACGGCTACTCCTCGTCCTCCCAAAAGCGGAGGCAGATTTTTAG GGGGAACAGGGAAAGCTCCAGCCGAGCGTCCAGCAGTCGTCAGAGCAGCACCGACAGCGACATGAAGAGCCTGGAGCCGCGTCCGTGGAGCAGCACCGACTCGGACAGCTCCAACCGCACGCTCAGGCCTCCGGTCACCAAAGCCAGCAGCTTCAGCGGCATCTCCATCCTCACGAGAGGAGACAGTCTGGGCAGCAAGGGCTCGCAGGGCAGCGCCAGGGGCTCCCGCAcag gtCTTCCCACAATCGCTCCAGACGTCTGTCCCTCGGCTCCACCGCCCCAGCAGAGCCGCGGGCTCCTGCCCTGTCCCCCGAACTGTCCCTCCGGGGCCCCTCAGACCCAGAGCCAACCGGCCCCCCCGCCGCTGCTGCCCACCCcgactcacgcacacacacacactcacacacagcacGCCATCAGCGCGCACAATCACATGCTGCCTCAG CCGGTGGCGTCTCTGCAGCCGTCTGCGCAGGCTGTGTCTTACTCAAACCCTTCGTGCCCTCAGGTCATCCTGCCTGTTTCTCCTTCCCAGCAGTATAACATG GGAGATGAGCTGACTCCAGGGTTCGGGCAGATGTCTCTGAGTCGTCAGAGCTCCAGCGAGGCTCCAGAGACGTCCGGTCTGTACCAGCCTCCGCCCGCCGTACTGTCCCAGCATCCTCCACCCCAGCCCAGCTACATCATGCCCCCGCCGCCCTCTGGATACCAGCCTGCCGCTCCACACCCGcatcctcctccacctccacctccaccaaCACAACCCATCCTACAGACAGCTCCACCCACCCAGGGATACATGCAGCCTCCGCCGCAGCAG atccaGGTTCAGTATTACTCCACCGGAGGACAGTATCCGAGTTCAGGCCAGCAGTTTCGCTCCATCTCTCACCAGGTGTCATACCCCACACAGCGCTCTCAGCCTCTGCCTCCACCGGCGCAGCCCTCCG CTCCTCTCCAGCCCATGATGACCAATCAGCAGCCTGCGTACCAGGGCATGATGGGAGTCCAGCAGCCTCAGAGCGCCAGCATGATGAACACGCAGCGCACGGCCATGAACGGACAGATGCCGGGCATGATGGTCCAGTACCCACCCATGCCCTCTTAtcag GTGCCAGTAGCTAATGAGAGTCAGTCCGTGGTGCAGCAGCAGTACCAGCAGCCCGTCATGGTTCCTGCCAGTCAGTCAGTACAGGGAGCCCTGCCGCCCGCGGCACCCATGCCCGTCTACTACAGCGTACTGACGCCCACACAACAGAACAGCACAAG tccaTCTGTGGGTTACCTGCAGCCGCCCAGTTCAGACCAGTACCAGATGACCCAGTCTGCCTCCCCCTGCAGCCCTCAGCCCATGCAACAGCAGTATTCAG GGGTTCCTCCTCCTGGTCCTGGTGTGATGGTGATGCAGCTCAGTGTCCCTAACGGCCCGCAGCCGACCCAGAATCCTCCGCTGGTTCAGTGGAACCCCTGCAAGTACTACAGCATGGAGCAGAGACCCAGCAAGCCTGAGCCACAG gtcagCACTCAGCTCAGCAGTCCTCTGGCGTCTCCCACACAGTCTCCGGCTCCGTCTCCGTCTGGCAGCGTGAACACTGTGTGTCCAGGTCTAGGCCCGCTGCCTCTCATCTCACAGTTCCCTCGGCCCGGCGGCCCAGCACaag atGGACGCTACTCTTTACTGGGGCAGCCGCTGCAGTACAGTCTGTGTCCTCCTCCCATCATGCACAACCACAACCAGTCATCCTACAGCTCCCATCAG AGTCAGGGAGTGATGAAGCACGGAGCGCGGGGTAAAAGACAAACACTCAAATCAGCCTCTACAGACCTGGGAACTACTGACGTGG TGGTGAGTCGGGTGCTGGAAGTGACCGATCTCCCCGAGGGTATTTCTCGTCCGGAGGCCGAGAAGCTCTTCAACCAGCTCTCGCTCTGCGGCGCCAAGATCCAGTGGCTGAAGGACCCCCAGTGTCCCCGGGGCCCCGGCGGCGGGCGAGGAGATGCCAGCGACCCCGCTAACCTCTACACCGTGGTGGCCGTGTTCCCAAACACAATGGCGGCCCAGAGCGCCTCCTTCAAACTCAACAACAGCGGCGGGAGTTTGTTCAAACTGCGCGCCACCAAAAAGAACTATGACCTGCGCGTGCTGGAGCGAGCGAGCTCGCAGTGa
- the LOC122334317 gene encoding R3H domain-containing protein 2 isoform X3, translating to MSVVFAPDGMKEGDGSLSTEAPAGIRGKNSPSAPAKDSNTDSTEPDDNLSQDAQRRCQNHGHTRKRAKSNAKLKLVRSLAVCEESSGPFSTDGPPETQDIIQLHISCPSDKEEEKSSKDEYENEEREKKDKTPRKMLSRDSSQEYTDSTGIDVHEFLVNTLKNNPRDRMMLLKLEQDILDFINDENNQYKKFPQMTSYHRMLLHRVAAYFGMDHNVDQTGKAVIINKTSNTRIPEQRFSEHIKDERNMDFQKKFILKRDDASMDKDDNQIRVPLQDGRRSKSIEEREEEYQRVRDRIFARESSQNGYINDNRGNRESSSRASSSRQSSTDSDMKSLEPRPWSSTDSDSSNRTLRPPVTKASSFSGISILTRGDSLGSKGSQGSARGSRTGLPTIAPDVCPSAPPPQQSRGLLPCPPNCPSGAPQTQSQPAPPPLLPTPTHAHTHTHTQHAISAHNHMLPQPVASLQPSAQAVSYSNPSCPQVILPVSPSQQYNMGDELTPGFGQMSLSRQSSSEAPETSGLYQPPPAVLSQHPPPQPSYIMPPPPSGYQPAAPHPHPPPPPPPPTQPILQTAPPTQGYMQPPPQQIQVQYYSTGGQYPSSGQQFRSISHQVSYPTQRSQPLPPPAQPSAPLQPMMTNQQPAYQGMMGVQQPQSASMMNTQRTAMNGQMPGMMVQYPPMPSYQVPVANESQSVVQQQYQQPVMVPASQSVQGALPPAAPMPVYYSVLTPTQQNSTSPSVGYLQPPSSDQYQMTQSASPCSPQPMQQQYSGVPPPGPGVMVMQLSVPNGPQPTQNPPLVQWNPCKYYSMEQRPSKPEPQVSTQLSSPLASPTQSPAPSPSGSVNTVCPGLGPLPLISQFPRPGGPAQADGRYSLLGQPLQYSLCPPPIMHNHNQSSYSSHQSQGVMKHGARGKRQTLKSASTDLGTTDVVVSRVLEVTDLPEGISRPEAEKLFNQLSLCGAKIQWLKDPQCPRGPGGGRGDASDPANLYTVVAVFPNTMAAQSASFKLNNSGGSLFKLRATKKNYDLRVLERASSQ from the exons ATGTCTGTGGTCTTTGCGCCCGACGGGATGAAGGAGGGCGACGGCTCTCTGTCCACCGAGGCTCCCGCAGGCATCAGAGGTAAAAACAGCCCGTCGGCGCCCGCTAAAGACTCCAACACCGACAGCACGGAACCAGACGACAACCTCTCCCAGGATGCACAA AGACGCTGTCAGAATCATGGCCACACTAGGAAACGAGCCAAG TCGAATGCAAAGCTCAAGCTGGTGAGGAGTCTTGCAGTTTGTGAGGAGTCTTCAGGACCGTTTTCCACCGACGGTCCTCCGGAAACACAG GACATCATTCAGCTTCACATCAGCTGTCCATCTGacaaagaggaagagaaatCCTCGAAAGACGAGTACGAGAATGAAGAAAGGGAAAAGAAGGATAAAACTCCACGCAAGATGCTTTCGCGCG ACTCCAGTCAGGAATACACCGATTCCACAGGGATCGACGTGCACGAGTTCCTGGTGAACACACTAAAAAACAACCCCAG agACAGAATGATGCTGCTCAAGCTGGAACAGGACATCCTGGATTTCATTAATGATGAGAA TAATCAGTACAAGAAGTTTCCTCAGATGACCTCATATCATCGCATGCTGCTGCATCGGGTCGCCGCCTACTTCGGCATGGATCACAACGTGGACCAAACGGGCAAAGCGGTCATCATCAACAAGACCAGCAACACACGCAT CCCCGAGCAGAGGTTCTCCGAGCACATCAAAGACGAGCGCAACATGGACTTCCAGAAGAAGTTCATCCTGAAGCGAGACGATGCCAGCATGGATAAAGACGATAATCAG ATCCGGGTTCCGCTGCAGGACGGCCGCCGCAGTAAGTCCATCGAGGAGCGAGAGGAGGAGTACCAGCGCGTCAGAGACCGCATCTTTGCACGAGAA TCCTCACAGAATGGATACATCAATGATAACAG GGGGAACAGGGAAAGCTCCAGCCGAGCGTCCAGCAGTCGTCAGAGCAGCACCGACAGCGACATGAAGAGCCTGGAGCCGCGTCCGTGGAGCAGCACCGACTCGGACAGCTCCAACCGCACGCTCAGGCCTCCGGTCACCAAAGCCAGCAGCTTCAGCGGCATCTCCATCCTCACGAGAGGAGACAGTCTGGGCAGCAAGGGCTCGCAGGGCAGCGCCAGGGGCTCCCGCAcag gtCTTCCCACAATCGCTCCAGACGTCTGTCCCTCGGCTCCACCGCCCCAGCAGAGCCGCGGGCTCCTGCCCTGTCCCCCGAACTGTCCCTCCGGGGCCCCTCAGACCCAGAGCCAACCGGCCCCCCCGCCGCTGCTGCCCACCCcgactcacgcacacacacacactcacacacagcacGCCATCAGCGCGCACAATCACATGCTGCCTCAG CCGGTGGCGTCTCTGCAGCCGTCTGCGCAGGCTGTGTCTTACTCAAACCCTTCGTGCCCTCAGGTCATCCTGCCTGTTTCTCCTTCCCAGCAGTATAACATG GGAGATGAGCTGACTCCAGGGTTCGGGCAGATGTCTCTGAGTCGTCAGAGCTCCAGCGAGGCTCCAGAGACGTCCGGTCTGTACCAGCCTCCGCCCGCCGTACTGTCCCAGCATCCTCCACCCCAGCCCAGCTACATCATGCCCCCGCCGCCCTCTGGATACCAGCCTGCCGCTCCACACCCGcatcctcctccacctccacctccaccaaCACAACCCATCCTACAGACAGCTCCACCCACCCAGGGATACATGCAGCCTCCGCCGCAGCAG atccaGGTTCAGTATTACTCCACCGGAGGACAGTATCCGAGTTCAGGCCAGCAGTTTCGCTCCATCTCTCACCAGGTGTCATACCCCACACAGCGCTCTCAGCCTCTGCCTCCACCGGCGCAGCCCTCCG CTCCTCTCCAGCCCATGATGACCAATCAGCAGCCTGCGTACCAGGGCATGATGGGAGTCCAGCAGCCTCAGAGCGCCAGCATGATGAACACGCAGCGCACGGCCATGAACGGACAGATGCCGGGCATGATGGTCCAGTACCCACCCATGCCCTCTTAtcag GTGCCAGTAGCTAATGAGAGTCAGTCCGTGGTGCAGCAGCAGTACCAGCAGCCCGTCATGGTTCCTGCCAGTCAGTCAGTACAGGGAGCCCTGCCGCCCGCGGCACCCATGCCCGTCTACTACAGCGTACTGACGCCCACACAACAGAACAGCACAAG tccaTCTGTGGGTTACCTGCAGCCGCCCAGTTCAGACCAGTACCAGATGACCCAGTCTGCCTCCCCCTGCAGCCCTCAGCCCATGCAACAGCAGTATTCAG GGGTTCCTCCTCCTGGTCCTGGTGTGATGGTGATGCAGCTCAGTGTCCCTAACGGCCCGCAGCCGACCCAGAATCCTCCGCTGGTTCAGTGGAACCCCTGCAAGTACTACAGCATGGAGCAGAGACCCAGCAAGCCTGAGCCACAG gtcagCACTCAGCTCAGCAGTCCTCTGGCGTCTCCCACACAGTCTCCGGCTCCGTCTCCGTCTGGCAGCGTGAACACTGTGTGTCCAGGTCTAGGCCCGCTGCCTCTCATCTCACAGTTCCCTCGGCCCGGCGGCCCAGCACaag cagatGGACGCTACTCTTTACTGGGGCAGCCGCTGCAGTACAGTCTGTGTCCTCCTCCCATCATGCACAACCACAACCAGTCATCCTACAGCTCCCATCAG AGTCAGGGAGTGATGAAGCACGGAGCGCGGGGTAAAAGACAAACACTCAAATCAGCCTCTACAGACCTGGGAACTACTGACGTGG TGGTGAGTCGGGTGCTGGAAGTGACCGATCTCCCCGAGGGTATTTCTCGTCCGGAGGCCGAGAAGCTCTTCAACCAGCTCTCGCTCTGCGGCGCCAAGATCCAGTGGCTGAAGGACCCCCAGTGTCCCCGGGGCCCCGGCGGCGGGCGAGGAGATGCCAGCGACCCCGCTAACCTCTACACCGTGGTGGCCGTGTTCCCAAACACAATGGCGGCCCAGAGCGCCTCCTTCAAACTCAACAACAGCGGCGGGAGTTTGTTCAAACTGCGCGCCACCAAAAAGAACTATGACCTGCGCGTGCTGGAGCGAGCGAGCTCGCAGTGa
- the LOC122334317 gene encoding R3H domain-containing protein 2 isoform X1: MSVVFAPDGMKEGDGSLSTEAPAGIRGKNSPSAPAKDSNTDSTEPDDNLSQDAQRRCQNHGHTRKRAKSNAKLKLVRSLAVCEESSGPFSTDGPPETQDIIQLHISCPSDKEEEKSSKDEYENEEREKKDKTPRKMLSRDSSQEYTDSTGIDVHEFLVNTLKNNPRDRMMLLKLEQDILDFINDENNQYKKFPQMTSYHRMLLHRVAAYFGMDHNVDQTGKAVIINKTSNTRIPEQRFSEHIKDERNMDFQKKFILKRDDASMDKDDNQIRVPLQDGRRSKSIEEREEEYQRVRDRIFARESSQNGYINDNRLSTDGYSSSSQKRRQIFRGNRESSSRASSSRQSSTDSDMKSLEPRPWSSTDSDSSNRTLRPPVTKASSFSGISILTRGDSLGSKGSQGSARGSRTGLPTIAPDVCPSAPPPQQSRGLLPCPPNCPSGAPQTQSQPAPPPLLPTPTHAHTHTHTQHAISAHNHMLPQPVASLQPSAQAVSYSNPSCPQVILPVSPSQQYNMGDELTPGFGQMSLSRQSSSEAPETSGLYQPPPAVLSQHPPPQPSYIMPPPPSGYQPAAPHPHPPPPPPPPTQPILQTAPPTQGYMQPPPQQIQVQYYSTGGQYPSSGQQFRSISHQVSYPTQRSQPLPPPAQPSAPLQPMMTNQQPAYQGMMGVQQPQSASMMNTQRTAMNGQMPGMMVQYPPMPSYQVPVANESQSVVQQQYQQPVMVPASQSVQGALPPAAPMPVYYSVLTPTQQNSTSPSVGYLQPPSSDQYQMTQSASPCSPQPMQQQYSGVPPPGPGVMVMQLSVPNGPQPTQNPPLVQWNPCKYYSMEQRPSKPEPQVSTQLSSPLASPTQSPAPSPSGSVNTVCPGLGPLPLISQFPRPGGPAQADGRYSLLGQPLQYSLCPPPIMHNHNQSSYSSHQSQGVMKHGARGKRQTLKSASTDLGTTDVVVSRVLEVTDLPEGISRPEAEKLFNQLSLCGAKIQWLKDPQCPRGPGGGRGDASDPANLYTVVAVFPNTMAAQSASFKLNNSGGSLFKLRATKKNYDLRVLERASSQ; this comes from the exons ATGTCTGTGGTCTTTGCGCCCGACGGGATGAAGGAGGGCGACGGCTCTCTGTCCACCGAGGCTCCCGCAGGCATCAGAGGTAAAAACAGCCCGTCGGCGCCCGCTAAAGACTCCAACACCGACAGCACGGAACCAGACGACAACCTCTCCCAGGATGCACAA AGACGCTGTCAGAATCATGGCCACACTAGGAAACGAGCCAAG TCGAATGCAAAGCTCAAGCTGGTGAGGAGTCTTGCAGTTTGTGAGGAGTCTTCAGGACCGTTTTCCACCGACGGTCCTCCGGAAACACAG GACATCATTCAGCTTCACATCAGCTGTCCATCTGacaaagaggaagagaaatCCTCGAAAGACGAGTACGAGAATGAAGAAAGGGAAAAGAAGGATAAAACTCCACGCAAGATGCTTTCGCGCG ACTCCAGTCAGGAATACACCGATTCCACAGGGATCGACGTGCACGAGTTCCTGGTGAACACACTAAAAAACAACCCCAG agACAGAATGATGCTGCTCAAGCTGGAACAGGACATCCTGGATTTCATTAATGATGAGAA TAATCAGTACAAGAAGTTTCCTCAGATGACCTCATATCATCGCATGCTGCTGCATCGGGTCGCCGCCTACTTCGGCATGGATCACAACGTGGACCAAACGGGCAAAGCGGTCATCATCAACAAGACCAGCAACACACGCAT CCCCGAGCAGAGGTTCTCCGAGCACATCAAAGACGAGCGCAACATGGACTTCCAGAAGAAGTTCATCCTGAAGCGAGACGATGCCAGCATGGATAAAGACGATAATCAG ATCCGGGTTCCGCTGCAGGACGGCCGCCGCAGTAAGTCCATCGAGGAGCGAGAGGAGGAGTACCAGCGCGTCAGAGACCGCATCTTTGCACGAGAA TCCTCACAGAATGGATACATCAATGATAACAG ACTGTCCACTGACGGCTACTCCTCGTCCTCCCAAAAGCGGAGGCAGATTTTTAG GGGGAACAGGGAAAGCTCCAGCCGAGCGTCCAGCAGTCGTCAGAGCAGCACCGACAGCGACATGAAGAGCCTGGAGCCGCGTCCGTGGAGCAGCACCGACTCGGACAGCTCCAACCGCACGCTCAGGCCTCCGGTCACCAAAGCCAGCAGCTTCAGCGGCATCTCCATCCTCACGAGAGGAGACAGTCTGGGCAGCAAGGGCTCGCAGGGCAGCGCCAGGGGCTCCCGCAcag gtCTTCCCACAATCGCTCCAGACGTCTGTCCCTCGGCTCCACCGCCCCAGCAGAGCCGCGGGCTCCTGCCCTGTCCCCCGAACTGTCCCTCCGGGGCCCCTCAGACCCAGAGCCAACCGGCCCCCCCGCCGCTGCTGCCCACCCcgactcacgcacacacacacactcacacacagcacGCCATCAGCGCGCACAATCACATGCTGCCTCAG CCGGTGGCGTCTCTGCAGCCGTCTGCGCAGGCTGTGTCTTACTCAAACCCTTCGTGCCCTCAGGTCATCCTGCCTGTTTCTCCTTCCCAGCAGTATAACATG GGAGATGAGCTGACTCCAGGGTTCGGGCAGATGTCTCTGAGTCGTCAGAGCTCCAGCGAGGCTCCAGAGACGTCCGGTCTGTACCAGCCTCCGCCCGCCGTACTGTCCCAGCATCCTCCACCCCAGCCCAGCTACATCATGCCCCCGCCGCCCTCTGGATACCAGCCTGCCGCTCCACACCCGcatcctcctccacctccacctccaccaaCACAACCCATCCTACAGACAGCTCCACCCACCCAGGGATACATGCAGCCTCCGCCGCAGCAG atccaGGTTCAGTATTACTCCACCGGAGGACAGTATCCGAGTTCAGGCCAGCAGTTTCGCTCCATCTCTCACCAGGTGTCATACCCCACACAGCGCTCTCAGCCTCTGCCTCCACCGGCGCAGCCCTCCG CTCCTCTCCAGCCCATGATGACCAATCAGCAGCCTGCGTACCAGGGCATGATGGGAGTCCAGCAGCCTCAGAGCGCCAGCATGATGAACACGCAGCGCACGGCCATGAACGGACAGATGCCGGGCATGATGGTCCAGTACCCACCCATGCCCTCTTAtcag GTGCCAGTAGCTAATGAGAGTCAGTCCGTGGTGCAGCAGCAGTACCAGCAGCCCGTCATGGTTCCTGCCAGTCAGTCAGTACAGGGAGCCCTGCCGCCCGCGGCACCCATGCCCGTCTACTACAGCGTACTGACGCCCACACAACAGAACAGCACAAG tccaTCTGTGGGTTACCTGCAGCCGCCCAGTTCAGACCAGTACCAGATGACCCAGTCTGCCTCCCCCTGCAGCCCTCAGCCCATGCAACAGCAGTATTCAG GGGTTCCTCCTCCTGGTCCTGGTGTGATGGTGATGCAGCTCAGTGTCCCTAACGGCCCGCAGCCGACCCAGAATCCTCCGCTGGTTCAGTGGAACCCCTGCAAGTACTACAGCATGGAGCAGAGACCCAGCAAGCCTGAGCCACAG gtcagCACTCAGCTCAGCAGTCCTCTGGCGTCTCCCACACAGTCTCCGGCTCCGTCTCCGTCTGGCAGCGTGAACACTGTGTGTCCAGGTCTAGGCCCGCTGCCTCTCATCTCACAGTTCCCTCGGCCCGGCGGCCCAGCACaag cagatGGACGCTACTCTTTACTGGGGCAGCCGCTGCAGTACAGTCTGTGTCCTCCTCCCATCATGCACAACCACAACCAGTCATCCTACAGCTCCCATCAG AGTCAGGGAGTGATGAAGCACGGAGCGCGGGGTAAAAGACAAACACTCAAATCAGCCTCTACAGACCTGGGAACTACTGACGTGG TGGTGAGTCGGGTGCTGGAAGTGACCGATCTCCCCGAGGGTATTTCTCGTCCGGAGGCCGAGAAGCTCTTCAACCAGCTCTCGCTCTGCGGCGCCAAGATCCAGTGGCTGAAGGACCCCCAGTGTCCCCGGGGCCCCGGCGGCGGGCGAGGAGATGCCAGCGACCCCGCTAACCTCTACACCGTGGTGGCCGTGTTCCCAAACACAATGGCGGCCCAGAGCGCCTCCTTCAAACTCAACAACAGCGGCGGGAGTTTGTTCAAACTGCGCGCCACCAAAAAGAACTATGACCTGCGCGTGCTGGAGCGAGCGAGCTCGCAGTGa